The genomic region CGATCGAGGGCCAGGTCGACTGGGACCAGGCCTGCTTCCCGTACACCTTCGGCGACGACGGCTCCCGCAACGACGACGACAGCGCTCGCCACGTCCCCAGGTCGGTCGTCCACAACCCCTACTTCGACTGGGGCAACGACCGGTCACCGGACATCCCCCTCAACGAGTCGGTGATCTATGAGGTCCACGTCAAGGGCTTCACCGCGCGTCATCCGGGCATCCCCGAGGCACAGCGCGGGACCTACGCCGGCCTCGCCCACCCCGCCGCCATCGAGTACCTCACCGGGCTCGGCGTCACCGCCGTGGAGCTGCTGCCGGTCCATCAGTTCGTCCACGACGCCCACCTCGGGGAGCGCGGCCTGCGCAACTACTGGGGATACAACTCGATCGGGTTCCTCGCCCCCCAGAACGACTACGCCGCGACCGGCCAGCGCGGCGAGCAGGTTGCCGAGTTCAAGGCGATGGTCCGGTCGCTGCACGAGGCCGGCATCGAGGTGATCCTCGACGTGGTCTACAACCACACCGCCGAGGGCAACCACATGGGGCCGGTGCTGTCGATGAAGGGCATCGACAATGCGGCCTACTACCGCCTCGTGAGCGAGGAGCCCCGCTTCTACTACGACACCACCGGGACCGGGAACAGCCTCAACGTGCGAGATCCGCACACCCTGCAGCTGATCATGGACTCGCTGCGGTACTGGGTGACCGAGATGCACGTCGACGGGTTCCGCTTCGACCTCGCCGCCAGCCTGGCGCGTCAGTTCCACGAGGTCGACCGCCTGTCCGCGTTCTTCGACCTCATCCAGCAGGACCCGGTCGTCTCCCAGGTCAAGCTGATCGCCGAGCCGTGGGACATCGGCGAGGGCGGCTACCAGGTCGGCAACTTCCCCGCCCTGTGGTCGGAGTGGAACGGCCGCTACCGTGACACCGTGCGGGACTTCTGGCGCGGTGAGCCGGCCACGCTCGGGGAGTTCGCCTCCCGTCTCACCGGCAGCTCCGACATGTACCAGGCCGACACCCGCCACCCCGGGGCCAGTGTCAACTTCGTCACCGCCCACGACGGCTTCACCCTCCGCGACCTGGTCTCGTACAACGAGAAGCACAACGAGGCCAACGGCGAGGGCGGTGCCGACGGCGAGAGCCACAACCGGTCCTGGAACTGCGGTGTCGAGGGCGACACCGACGACGAGGCGGTGCTCGCGCTGCGACGCCAGCAGCAGCGCAACCTGCTGGCGACGTTGCTGCTGTCCCAGGGGGTGCCGATGCTGCTCGGCGGCGACGAGTGCGGGCGCACCCAGGGCGGGAACAACAACGCCTACTGCCAGGACAACGAGATCTCCTGGTACGACTGGGAGAACCTCGATGGCGACCTCCTCGAGTTCACCCGCCGCCTGATCGCGCTGCGCCGGGCGCATCCGGTGCTCCGGCGGAGGCGCTGGTTCCAGGGCCGTCCGATCCGTGGCACCGTCGACCTCGGCTGGTGCCGGCCCGACGGCGCGGAGATGAGCGACGAGGACTGGGACGCCGGCTTCGCCCGCTCCGTCGGCCTCTTCCTCAACGGCGACGCGATCGCCGGCGCCGACCGCCGCGGCCAGCGGGTCACCGACGACTCCTTCCTGCTGCTGTTCAACGCCCACGACGAGGCCATCGACTGGACCCTGCCCTCGCAATGGGGGGACCGGTGGGAGCCGGTCCTCGAGACCTCCGGCCCGCAGTGGGAGGGTGAGCCACTCGAGGGCGGTGGGGTGCTCCCGGTCGCCGGCCGCTCCGTCGTCCTCCTCCGGCGCCTGGTCACTCCGGTGGAGTCCTAGGTCACTGCCAGCCACCTGGCCATCGGGACCGGAGGGTTGCGTGGGTGGTGCGTTCAGGGCGCCGAGGGCCCGCCTCCCGCGAGGCCGCGGACCAGCGTCTCCAACGAGCCTCCGCCGCCCGCGCTGCCGCTGACCGGCGGGCGCCCGCCACTCGGGCCTCCCACCTGGAGCGTCGCCGCCGCCGCTGTGACCGACGGGGAGGTGGCCGAGAGGGTGGTTGTCCCGCCGCCGTGGACGATCCCCGCGAGCGCCAGGGTGGCCGCACCTGCGGCCGCACCGAGGAGGAGGGCGATCCTGCTGGGCATGAGGGTCTCCGCGTGGGCTGCACCCCACCTGCCGGGAGAGCAACCGGCAGAAGGGGGAACGACGGCGGGAGACGAAGCCTTGCGGCTGCGCCGGCGTCCGGGGCCCCGTCGCCACAACGACGGGTACATTCGTACACGCGCCGTGTGGCATCCGGCGTTGGTGGCGGCGACCCGAGCGCTCAGCATCAGGGAAACGTGGGCGTGTTCCATCGCAACATCGACGTCGCCATCAATCCGCTGTACCAGAGCAGGAACTTTCTCAGCCAGAACTGGCAGTGGTTGTTCGGCCTCCTCTTCGGAGGCGGCGGCGGCCTGGTGATCTGGGTGGTGCGCTGCCTGCGATCGCGAGGGCCCACCGATTGCGCGAAAGGTCGACCGAGTTGACAGAGCACGTTGACGCTTGCTGACGGCCGCCGTACACTCGCGCAGCGGTCGTAGCGAGCCCATACCCCGACGACCGAGGGGAGTGGTGTGAACGCGATGGGGCAGTCGTCCCGGGGGGGCGGGCGATCGCCGGCTTCCTCGCCGAGCTGACGCCACCGGAGACGGAGGATCTTCGGGCCCGGGCCCGTCATCGGCGATTCGCCCGCGGATCGTCGATCGTCAACGAGGGCGAGGTCCCGCGTCGGGTCGTCGTGCTGCTCAGCGGCCGCGTCAAGGTCTGCGACCATTCGGCGGATGGCCGCGAGATCGTGCTCGGAGCCCGGGGCCCCGGCGACCTGATCGGGGAGATCTCCGTGATCGACGACCAGCCCTGCTCGGCCACGGTGACCGCCTTCGAGCCCGTCGAGGCGATGGTGATCGACGCCGCGGGGTTCACGGCCTTCCTCGACAGCCATCCCCGCATCCTCCGCGTGCTGCTGCGGTCGGTGGTACGGAAGCTCCGCGACTCCGACCGCAAGCGCGTCGAGTTCGGGGTGTACGACACCGAGGGCCGGGTCGCGCGCCGGCTCGTGGAGCTGGCCGACGAGTACGGTGACGATCAGGAGGGAAGGGTCGGCATCACCCTGCCGCTCACGCAGCAGGAGCTGGCCGGCTGGACCTGTGCGTCGCGGGAGGCGGTCAGCAAGGCGCTGGGGAGCCTGCGCGGATGCGGCTGGGTCGAGACCGATCGCCGGCGCGTCACCATCGTGAATCTCGATGCCCTTCGCCGTCGCGGGGGCCTCTGAGGAGGCCCACCCGGGCCGGCGGGGTCACTCCGACTCGCGTTCGACCTCGTCGTGCAGGTCCGCGAGGATCTGGCAGAACCCGGGGTTGGCCCAATAGTCGTGGGAGCGCAGGCCACCGCCACCCGGCCGCGCATCCTGCACGTTGTCGACCATCCTGTCCGTCACCGTGACAGGCCCGAGCTCGCCCTCGGCTGGAGACCACCGGTGAAAGAGGCCGGGGCCGCCCGTGTGGGGCTGACCTCGGCGCCACGTGACCGGCGGCTGAAGGGAGTCGGCAACCGGATCACGACGATCCCAGACGTTGATCCACCGCCGCGGGCAGAGCCGGCCCGCGTCGGTGCCCCAGCCGAGGAGGTCGGCGTACTTCCGCAGCGGGCTGCCGGCGGTGACCAGGCCGCGGATCTTGAGGTCGGTCGAGGGATCGAGGTCGGAGAGCACGTCGAAGCCGACCACCGTGCCGTTGCTGTGGGTGTTGAGCACGATGGCGCGCACATCCTCGCGGCAGCTGAGAGAGGTCAGCACCGCCTCGACGAAGCTGCGGACGCGCTCCCGGTACTTGTGGCGGGCCACATAGCCGCCGACATCCTGGGAGACCTGCCAGACGATGCTGAACGGACCGGACGGGCGCCGGTTGGGCTCGCGCCGGCGCGGATGACGCCGCATGCGATTCCGCAGCTGCCTCCTCTGCGCCTCGTCCCGCAGTCGGAGCGAGCCGGGATACGAGGTGGCGCCCGGAGATCCCTTGCGACGGAGGCTCTGGAGGGTGCCGACGAGCATCTGCACCGCACCTCGCGCGGTGATGTAGCTCCGGGCGTAGCGCACCGACCAGAGGATGATCGCGAACAGTCCCAGAGGGTCGGGCATGCTCTCCTCGAAGCACGTGTACACGAGGGCGACGTGGGCGCAGTGCGCCCCGGGGGTG from Candidatus Dormiibacterota bacterium harbors:
- the glgX gene encoding glycogen debranching protein GlgX; translated protein: MTDDIEIWPGRASPLGATYDGAGTNFSLFSEVAEKVELCLFDDEGGERRIALEEVDAYCWHAYLPGVTPGQRYGYRVHGPWEPEQGRRCNPAKLLIDPYAKAIEGQVDWDQACFPYTFGDDGSRNDDDSARHVPRSVVHNPYFDWGNDRSPDIPLNESVIYEVHVKGFTARHPGIPEAQRGTYAGLAHPAAIEYLTGLGVTAVELLPVHQFVHDAHLGERGLRNYWGYNSIGFLAPQNDYAATGQRGEQVAEFKAMVRSLHEAGIEVILDVVYNHTAEGNHMGPVLSMKGIDNAAYYRLVSEEPRFYYDTTGTGNSLNVRDPHTLQLIMDSLRYWVTEMHVDGFRFDLAASLARQFHEVDRLSAFFDLIQQDPVVSQVKLIAEPWDIGEGGYQVGNFPALWSEWNGRYRDTVRDFWRGEPATLGEFASRLTGSSDMYQADTRHPGASVNFVTAHDGFTLRDLVSYNEKHNEANGEGGADGESHNRSWNCGVEGDTDDEAVLALRRQQQRNLLATLLLSQGVPMLLGGDECGRTQGGNNNAYCQDNEISWYDWENLDGDLLEFTRRLIALRRAHPVLRRRRWFQGRPIRGTVDLGWCRPDGAEMSDEDWDAGFARSVGLFLNGDAIAGADRRGQRVTDDSFLLLFNAHDEAIDWTLPSQWGDRWEPVLETSGPQWEGEPLEGGGVLPVAGRSVVLLRRLVTPVES
- a CDS encoding Crp/Fnr family transcriptional regulator, with product MTPPETEDLRARARHRRFARGSSIVNEGEVPRRVVVLLSGRVKVCDHSADGREIVLGARGPGDLIGEISVIDDQPCSATVTAFEPVEAMVIDAAGFTAFLDSHPRILRVLLRSVVRKLRDSDRKRVEFGVYDTEGRVARRLVELADEYGDDQEGRVGITLPLTQQELAGWTCASREAVSKALGSLRGCGWVETDRRRVTIVNLDALRRRGGL